A single Defluviitalea saccharophila DNA region contains:
- a CDS encoding SoxR reducing system RseC family protein yields MSERGKEIGKVIAIKDKYAIVSLVRNEACQKCGACSHGHKSEEMILEADNLCNAKVGDRVGIDLAYSDFLKATLIMYGLPLIALFLGFFAGYFGSNKLGYVSVQEPAGIIGAFLFMGITYLWIRLREEKWKNQNYRPAVVEIVEN; encoded by the coding sequence ATGAGTGAAAGAGGAAAAGAAATCGGAAAGGTTATTGCGATTAAGGATAAGTATGCCATAGTGAGCCTGGTGAGAAACGAGGCTTGTCAAAAATGCGGAGCTTGCAGTCATGGACATAAGTCAGAAGAAATGATTTTAGAAGCCGATAACCTCTGCAATGCTAAAGTAGGAGATCGGGTAGGTATAGATTTAGCCTATTCGGACTTTCTAAAGGCAACTCTTATTATGTACGGGCTGCCATTAATCGCATTATTTTTAGGTTTCTTTGCAGGATATTTCGGTTCAAACAAATTAGGATATGTTTCAGTTCAAGAACCTGCAGGAATCATTGGTGCATTTTTGTTTATGGGAATTACTTATTTGTGGATTCGTTTAAGAGAAGAAAAATGGAAAAACCAGAATTACCGTCCTGCAGTAGTGGAAATTGTAGAAAATTGA
- a CDS encoding tRNA threonylcarbamoyladenosine dehydratase has protein sequence MLHSFSRTELLLGKEAMEKLYQSKVAIFGIGGVGSFVVEGLVRSGVGKFILIDDDSVCLTNINRQLHATRKTVGKPKVEVMKQRILEINPKAEVITHQTFFLPETSDEIIEDDCDYIVDAIDTVTGKIELVLQAKKRNIPIISCLGAGNKLDPTKFEVDDIYNTSICPLAKVMRKELKKRNVDSLKVVYSKEPPIKPREEEVTTCREGCICTKKDRTCLEKRQIPGSISFVPSVAGLIIAGEVIKDLIK, from the coding sequence ATGCTGCATTCATTTTCTAGAACAGAACTTCTATTGGGTAAAGAAGCAATGGAAAAACTTTATCAAAGCAAAGTAGCTATATTCGGTATAGGCGGAGTAGGAAGCTTTGTAGTGGAAGGTTTGGTACGTTCAGGCGTCGGTAAATTTATCCTCATAGATGATGATTCAGTATGCTTAACCAATATCAACCGACAGCTTCATGCAACGAGAAAAACCGTAGGAAAACCTAAGGTTGAAGTTATGAAACAGCGGATTTTAGAGATTAATCCTAAAGCAGAAGTAATCACTCATCAGACCTTTTTCCTTCCAGAAACCTCAGATGAAATCATTGAAGACGACTGCGATTATATTGTAGATGCTATTGATACGGTAACGGGAAAAATAGAACTGGTCCTTCAAGCGAAGAAAAGAAATATTCCTATTATTAGCTGCTTAGGAGCAGGCAATAAATTAGATCCTACGAAATTTGAAGTAGATGACATTTATAATACTTCGATTTGTCCCTTGGCCAAGGTCATGAGAAAAGAGCTCAAGAAACGTAATGTAGATTCCTTAAAGGTGGTTTATTCTAAAGAACCTCCTATTAAGCCAAGAGAAGAAGAAGTAACTACCTGTAGAGAAGGATGTATTTGTACGAAGAAAGATAGAACTTGTCTTGAAAAACGTCAAATACCTGGAAGTATTTCTTTTGTACCTTCTGTTGCGGGACTCATTATTGCAGGAGAAGTAATCAAGGACTTAATTAAATGA
- a CDS encoding nucleotidyltransferase family protein produces the protein MKEPALVVMAAGMGSRFGGLKQIEPVGKNGEIIMDFSIFDARKAGFKKVICVIKKEMESDFKQIIGDRISKNVELVYAYQEIDDLPEGYKVPEGRAKPWGTGHAILACRDLIDGPFAVINADDYYGKNAFKLIYDFLINTEDDDYYRYAMVGYILENTLTDHGHVARGVCTTDENGYLKTIHERTRIEKRDGLIQYTEDGSHWVTLPDKSIVSMNLWGFTPSIMEELKAAFPAFLDEALKNNPEKAEFYIPEVVNNLIKSKKALVKVLESKDRWYGVTYREDKDKIVEAITKMQEEGIYPDNLSIV, from the coding sequence ATGAAAGAACCAGCATTAGTTGTAATGGCCGCCGGCATGGGCAGCAGGTTTGGAGGTCTTAAGCAGATAGAACCCGTTGGAAAGAACGGGGAAATCATAATGGATTTTTCAATTTTTGATGCAAGAAAAGCAGGTTTTAAGAAGGTCATCTGTGTTATAAAAAAAGAAATGGAAAGCGATTTTAAGCAGATTATAGGAGACAGAATATCTAAGAATGTAGAGTTGGTCTATGCTTATCAGGAAATAGACGATCTTCCTGAAGGGTATAAAGTACCAGAAGGCAGAGCCAAACCCTGGGGGACCGGTCATGCAATTCTCGCATGTCGAGACCTCATAGACGGTCCTTTTGCCGTTATTAATGCAGACGACTATTACGGCAAAAATGCATTTAAGCTGATTTATGATTTTCTCATAAATACGGAAGATGATGACTATTACCGTTATGCTATGGTGGGCTATATATTAGAAAATACTCTTACAGATCATGGACATGTGGCAAGAGGCGTATGTACTACCGACGAAAACGGTTATTTGAAGACGATTCATGAGCGTACCCGAATTGAAAAAAGAGATGGACTCATTCAGTATACGGAGGATGGATCCCATTGGGTTACCCTTCCTGATAAAAGCATCGTATCTATGAATTTATGGGGATTTACGCCCAGTATAATGGAAGAACTAAAGGCTGCCTTCCCGGCTTTTTTAGATGAAGCCTTAAAAAACAATCCTGAAAAGGCAGAATTTTATATACCGGAGGTTGTGAATAATCTTATAAAAAGCAAAAAAGCTCTGGTAAAGGTTCTTGAATCTAAAGACAGATGGTATGGGGTAACTTACCGAGAGGATAAAGATAAAATCGTAGAAGCCATCACCAAAATGCAAGAAGAAGGAATCTACCCTGATAATTTATCTATAGTATAA
- the galE gene encoding UDP-glucose 4-epimerase GalE, which translates to MRVLVTGGAGYIGSHTCIRLIENGFDIVIADNLYNSKTEAIKRVEKIVGRKLKFYHADMCNRAEVEEIFQNEQIDAVIHFAAYKAVGESVAIPLRYYDNNIQSAIVVLETMQKYGVKNFVFSSSATVYGLPKSVPIREDFPLSATNPYGQTKLMIEQILRDVHHAAPDMNIAILRYFNPIGAHESGLIGEDPKGIPNNLVPYITQVAVGKLKKLQVFGGDYETKDGTGVRDYIHVLDLADGHVAALNKLKQNCGLVVYNLGTGTGYSVLEMIHAFEKVSGRNIPFEIVARRPGDIAQCYADPAKAKNELNWEAKFGLEKMCEDSWRWQLQNPNGYEE; encoded by the coding sequence ATGAGAGTATTAGTAACCGGAGGAGCAGGATATATAGGAAGTCATACGTGTATTCGCTTGATTGAAAACGGGTTTGATATTGTAATAGCTGATAACCTTTATAATAGTAAAACAGAAGCCATCAAGCGGGTTGAAAAAATCGTAGGAAGAAAATTAAAATTTTATCATGCCGATATGTGCAATCGAGCTGAAGTAGAGGAGATTTTTCAAAATGAGCAAATAGATGCCGTGATTCACTTTGCAGCTTATAAAGCGGTAGGTGAATCGGTAGCAATTCCCCTTAGATACTATGATAATAACATACAGTCTGCCATTGTTGTATTAGAGACGATGCAAAAGTACGGCGTTAAGAACTTTGTATTCAGCTCTTCTGCAACTGTGTATGGATTGCCAAAGTCAGTTCCTATCAGGGAGGATTTTCCCCTTTCTGCTACGAATCCCTATGGGCAGACAAAGCTTATGATTGAGCAGATATTAAGGGATGTACATCATGCCGCTCCGGACATGAACATTGCGATCCTTAGATATTTTAATCCCATTGGAGCCCATGAAAGCGGTTTGATTGGAGAAGACCCAAAGGGCATTCCAAATAATCTTGTACCGTATATTACCCAGGTCGCAGTGGGTAAACTAAAGAAGCTGCAAGTATTTGGTGGAGACTATGAGACCAAGGACGGCACGGGAGTCCGGGATTACATCCATGTCCTGGATTTAGCGGATGGACATGTAGCAGCCCTTAATAAATTAAAACAAAACTGTGGCTTAGTTGTATACAATCTGGGAACAGGTACAGGATATTCTGTATTGGAAATGATACATGCCTTTGAAAAAGTGTCTGGCAGAAATATCCCCTTTGAAATCGTTGCACGCCGACCAGGGGATATAGCCCAATGTTATGCCGATCCTGCTAAAGCTAAAAATGAGTTAAACTGGGAAGCTAAGTTCGGTTTAGAAAAAATGTGTGAGGACAGCTGGCGTTGGCAGCTTCAAAATCCTAATGGCTACGAAGAGTAA
- a CDS encoding HAD family phosphatase: MIKNIVFDMGNVLLSYRPKEYVKTITTDEAIGEALLKEFLFSEEWIMLDAGAITEEEAVKRVQARIPQYAEYVQKTMDNWHTDLTPIEGMPELVALLKEKGYKLYLLSNTSLRFYQYQPQVEMFKLFDGFFISAKERLLKPQKEIFERFLERFDLIGSECVFIDDLAENVKGAQEAGIVAHQFCGSDELKEYFKKNGIL; encoded by the coding sequence ATGATTAAGAATATTGTGTTTGACATGGGAAATGTACTGTTATCGTATAGGCCTAAAGAATATGTAAAAACTATCACAACCGATGAGGCTATCGGAGAAGCGTTATTAAAAGAATTTTTATTTAGTGAAGAATGGATTATGCTGGATGCAGGAGCCATTACTGAGGAGGAAGCGGTAAAAAGGGTACAAGCCAGAATTCCGCAATATGCTGAATATGTACAAAAAACCATGGACAACTGGCATACAGATTTAACTCCGATAGAAGGCATGCCGGAGTTGGTAGCATTACTAAAGGAAAAAGGTTACAAGCTCTATCTTCTTTCTAATACGAGTTTGAGGTTTTATCAGTATCAGCCCCAGGTAGAGATGTTTAAACTTTTTGATGGCTTTTTTATTTCTGCCAAGGAGCGTTTATTAAAACCTCAAAAAGAAATCTTTGAGAGATTCCTGGAAAGATTTGATTTAATAGGCAGTGAGTGTGTATTTATCGACGACTTGGCAGAGAACGTAAAAGGAGCACAGGAAGCAGGAATAGTTGCCCACCAATTTTGCGGCAGCGATGAGCTTAAGGAGTACTTTAAGAAAAACGGAATATTATAA
- a CDS encoding response regulator transcription factor, whose product MIKVVVVEDEMLVKKGLILTTDWHRFNCEVVGEASNGMEGIEVIRNMNPDIVITDVRMPGLDGIKMIEALKAEGCKSEFIIISGYSEFEYARQALKLGVRDFLVKPIDDEDLYNALSHTCQEVQNKKTLDKIQNKMDDLTDSRVMLFKEYIIPEHEDDNDYTAKAIKYIKENYQKDISLKSAADSLFISESYLSRVFKANVGQTFLDYLTYYRVKKACKLLQESDVKIHEIANMVGYKDQRYFSVIFKKLVGISPKEFRNKLN is encoded by the coding sequence ATGATAAAAGTAGTAGTCGTAGAAGATGAAATGCTGGTCAAAAAAGGACTTATACTTACAACGGACTGGCATCGATTTAACTGTGAAGTCGTAGGAGAGGCGTCTAATGGCATGGAGGGCATTGAAGTAATCAGGAATATGAATCCTGATATCGTTATTACGGATGTTCGTATGCCCGGTTTAGACGGCATTAAAATGATAGAAGCTTTAAAAGCAGAAGGATGTAAATCGGAATTTATTATCATTTCCGGATATAGTGAATTTGAGTATGCAAGGCAGGCATTAAAACTGGGTGTAAGAGATTTTCTGGTGAAACCAATAGATGATGAAGATTTATATAATGCCTTAAGCCATACGTGTCAGGAAGTTCAGAATAAAAAAACTCTTGATAAAATCCAAAACAAGATGGATGATTTAACGGACAGCCGGGTGATGCTTTTTAAAGAGTACATCATTCCGGAGCATGAAGATGACAATGATTATACTGCAAAAGCAATCAAATACATCAAAGAAAATTATCAGAAGGATATCAGTCTGAAGTCGGCTGCAGACAGCCTTTTTATCAGCGAAAGTTATCTGAGCCGAGTGTTCAAGGCCAATGTAGGACAAACTTTTTTAGATTATCTCACTTACTATCGTGTCAAGAAAGCTTGTAAGCTTTTGCAGGAATCCGATGTAAAGATTCATGAAATTGCAAATATGGTAGGTTATAAGGATCAAAGATATTTTAGTGTTATTTTCAAAAAACTTGTAGGCATATCTCCTAAAGAATTTAGAAATAAATTGAACTAA